The following proteins are encoded in a genomic region of Cyclonatronum proteinivorum:
- a CDS encoding WecB/TagA/CpsF family glycosyltransferase — MVKRYTVGRAAVSAVNLSVVLDICQQLAARGPLGYICLTTATQMHKAQQDESLNKLLSDSFLTLCSSKTIALTGQRQGFRHCGAVDPVMLMHSLFLTSAMQGQSHYFYGADAKQMRQLKDYVKNSYMAIRIAGTTVISGDSTTEDIKTLAKTLNELKPAFFWCGLPSPQQESLLASLQPQLTHTSCIGVGSAFQALAEAGIVLPDPGKRTLPGKSRFLALRRSVTTDKLPVPVMLWLLKLRLKTLFSGKTKGRERRKHSSRANSRNSGSGSSRSRTLSRKPKR; from the coding sequence TTGGTTAAACGATATACTGTAGGCCGGGCAGCGGTATCGGCCGTAAATCTTAGTGTTGTTCTTGACATCTGTCAGCAGCTTGCTGCACGCGGACCGCTGGGCTATATTTGCCTTACAACCGCAACACAAATGCACAAGGCCCAGCAGGATGAGAGCTTAAACAAACTCCTGTCAGATTCATTCCTGACGTTATGCAGCAGCAAGACCATAGCATTAACAGGGCAAAGGCAGGGCTTCAGACACTGCGGCGCCGTGGACCCTGTTATGCTCATGCACAGTTTATTCCTGACATCCGCCATGCAAGGTCAGAGCCATTATTTTTACGGCGCGGACGCAAAGCAAATGCGACAGCTCAAGGACTACGTAAAAAACTCTTATATGGCCATCCGGATTGCGGGCACAACCGTGATCAGCGGAGACAGTACGACCGAAGATATCAAAACACTCGCCAAAACGCTGAACGAGCTGAAACCAGCCTTTTTCTGGTGCGGACTCCCCTCACCCCAACAGGAATCTCTGCTTGCAAGCCTGCAGCCGCAGCTCACCCATACAAGCTGTATTGGCGTTGGCTCTGCATTTCAAGCGCTTGCGGAGGCCGGGATTGTGCTTCCGGACCCCGGCAAACGTACCCTGCCGGGTAAAAGCAGGTTTCTGGCCCTGCGCAGGTCTGTCACAACGGATAAACTTCCGGTTCCTGTTATGCTTTGGCTGCTGAAACTTCGGCTCAAAACCTTATTTTCGGGTAAAACCAAGGGCCGTGAGAGGCGCAAGCACTCATCGCGTGCAAACAGCCGTAACAGCGGCAGCGGCAGTAGCCGCTCTCGCACACTTAGCCGAA